The Pungitius pungitius chromosome 14, fPunPun2.1, whole genome shotgun sequence genome contains the following window.
cgGCGACATCCAAGTCACGGTCCAGTTCACCCGCAACAACCTGACGGCCAGCATGTACGACCTGGTCATGAAGGACAAGGGCGCCTCCACCTTCGGCAAGCTGAAGGAGCGCATCAAGggcaagaggaggagcagcgaggaggactcGGCGCCGGCCGCCCTGCCCAGCGGCTACGGCTCCCTCGTCCGGATGCGGCAGCGGTTGCCGAGCGACGGCGGCGGGGAGGAGGACTACGAGGACGACGAGGGGGGCGAGGCGCGGCGGAGCAAGATGAGGACCTTCTTCCTGAGGGGGAAGCTGAGGAAGTCGGCGGACACCCGCTCCAGCACGTCGCTGGGCTCGGAGAGCAGCGAGTCGTCGTCGCGCGGCGGCAGCCTGAGCCCCACCGCCGGCATCAGCGTGGTGGTCTCCGACCTCTCCAACTCgcccagcaacagcagcaacctgACGGCGGACAACAGCCCAGGTGAGCGCCGTCAGGTGGACGCCCGGGGTCCGAGAGGTTTTAGCGGCGAATGGAGCGAAGAAGTGTCAAAATGTATAAAAGCCTTTTGTAACTTTCTACAATCCAATGAGTACTTTGTTTGACACATGCGGGATGAGGAAAAGCAGCTTTTATCTTTGCACGTGGAATGATCagatatttgatatttattcCACTGATccactgaaaataaaatctttcaTTGAAATAATTGCGGATCCTTTTTTAATCATCGACTAATACATGAATCGCTTTGGGATAATTCCTGTGACATATTTCCCAATAAGACGTAGTTCACTGAGTTTCTAAGTGGTTTGAGATTGTTTTTGTctgagaaggaaagagaagCTCCACTATTTATTAAAGGGATGGATGACGGGTTTTAGTTTGTAGCTGCTACACGACGCTGATGACAAAACACGAGGATGCTGCAAATACTTCTTCCTTTATCTCTATGAAGGTTATGCTGCCACATGTCTCTGTTTGTTACAGTATTTTAGACTTTAGAAACTTGACAACACAAGGAGTCATTTAATCCCTTGAATTCTCTTAAAAAGAGAGAATGCTGTGATTGGTTTAATTAGTCTTTCTATAATCAGATAACACGCGTGTTGCGAAACCATTTAATGACGTGCGTGCAAATGGTTGATTTTAAGTTCAAGTGACAATCCCTCGTGTGTCTCTCCTCCCTCGGCGCTTTGCTTTCGCCGCCCAACCAGTTAGAAAGTGAGTCGTTAAGGTCGTCTCTGCTGCTGTCTTCCTGCTCGCAGATCACACCAAGTCGTCCTCTCTCGTGTGCGAGTTCGGCGACGAGGACGGGGACCAGATCGCCATCGCGGTGCCCCGGCCCGCCGCCTGCGTCAACGGCCGCCTCCCCTCGGGCCTGGCGCCGCTGCAGAAGTCTCTGCCCCTCTCCGTGTCTCTGCAGAACCTCCGGCCCCCCGCGGACCTCCTCAGGAGCCCCGCGGGGGACGGGCGCCGCTGGTCCTTCGACAAGCCctgcgaggaggagaaggcggcCATAGCGGCGGCCCTGGAGCAGAGCGGGCCCATGCTGGgtgacgaagaggaggaagaggaggaggaggaggaggaggagaggggggggaagcttGCTCCGCCCGgatccgcctcctcctcctcctccagggtggAGTCAGAGAGCCGGGGGAAGAAGCCGAGGAGGGACTTGTTAAACCAGGCTGGCGAGCAGAAACACAAAGGGTGGTTTGGGTCGAAGGACTCGCACGGAAAAcccaggtgagacacacacacagacacacacactcacacacactcacactcacactcaagACCTAGCGCACAACGGTGTGTAACAGCGGTCAAACTTAGGCTTCGGTTTGATTCGTGGAAAGCAGCAGCGTCGATGCAAACATTCCCAACGAAAAATGTATAATCAGTTTTTCAAAAAgccttaacaaaaaaaaactaaactacatATAAATACTTCTCAGTTTCATCTGCAAAATGACGTCTTACAAgattatatacatttatacttTGACTTGATCTTTGTACGGGTTGGAAGTGAAGACTTGCACAGACGCACCTTCTGACTGAGctgaatgagaaggtgtgtccacaCCTGTGACTGGTACTGGTTTGCGCCGGAAACCGGTTCTTGACAAACGTCCACCCGGTTATTCTCAGCGGCGTATCTGGGCCGCGGGTTGCCACATTTTGGCCGGTGTTCAAAGTGCTCCCTGCGCAGGCGCGGCGCTCCGAGCAAACCTGGCAACCTCAGTGTGACGACGCGTCGGAGCAAGTGAGTCTTCTACCGCTAAAGTGGTAtcgggtgctcgctccttttgattGACGCTCCTGAGCcggaatctagaatcgattgctcttccttaacCTTGCGGTTGAAtaatttgcggttgaattttttagggttgaatattttaacgttgaataatttgcggttgaattttatgcggttgaattttttgcggttgaattttttgtaGTATTTTAACTTTGagaaacattcagatacataatttcaatgcataaatattcagtgctagaaattcaatcacctttttctttcaaaatccgatGACACAAATTTACTTCCATGCGTTTCCAATTTCTGTGCCTTCCACAGAGCGCTATCGATCTCTGCAAAGATGTTGCGACCTTCCTTTTTAACATGACAGCGAACTGAGGGTCTAGTAAAGAATCTCCAATAAAAACGCAGGTGAAATCACAGTTAAACACCAGAGGGAATGTTTACTCTTAAATTCCTGAGCACCAGGATCCGGTTACAGCATCGGAGCTGCTCCGTCCGTGGTGATggagagagatgatgatgatgataatgatgatgcgAGCTGGAACAATATTTGCTCTCCCCCagattttgtgtgtctgtgtgtgtgtgtgttgcccgaTCTCATGAACCAATGAAAATAGTGGGTCATCCACGTGCTGCACTGACGTCTCCTAGAAGAAGTCCTCTTTATTTCTGGTCCGTACGAACACTTCCGACGGCTTCTTTTCATCTCCATCCGTTCATCTGAGAGCACAAAGAGCCGCGTCTGCCGCAATGTTTGCAGAAACAACACGGAGCGCAAACACAATATTGGCCGGATAAGCGGCTGCGGATTGAGGCGAGGTCAGCTATTCTGGATCATAGTACACTCGATACCTCTCTGCCAGCTCTGGAACTACACGTTTTCACAGCTTACGCACCCACATGCCTTTATATCCTTGGGGGGAAAAGTGCCAAGTTGGCACCAGTGGCACAAAGTAATCATTACACCCAGCTGCAAAATATTACATCACATGCAAATGCAAGCACAAGATGGGAAGAGGCAGCTTCTGTTTAAAGCCACCATTagaagaatgttttcattccaACAGAGATTTAATTCTCCTTTATTTAATAGATTAAATGACGGATTAAATGTCTCAAAGTGACCCTCAGACATGACATTTTAGTATCGTCGTTTTGGTTCTGCATCCTTTCACTTCACTGTTTAGTTCCGTCTCTTTGTTCTAATAAAAGGCACCAAGCCGGAGACGCAGTAGCAGACGATCCAGGGATCAACGTGCAGCATTAAAGGCTCAGACATGAACAGGTGTCTGCTTTTAACTCTTCCATCATGTTCACTCTCAAGGGTTTAACGTTTGCTGTGAATCAAAACAAGGAAAGAAAAGTAATACATTTGGTTAAATACAAGCtactgtgtaaaaatgtgtgatGGAGATGTGACTCGAGACGGAGAAACCTCCTGCAGGGCCGAGGTCGCGCTGTGTGACCCGTCCACACTAACCAAGAGGACTGTGTGCCCTTCCTTTCACAGCCTGGTGGTGTCACCCAAACTAGAGCCCGGCACTGACCCCCACCCGCCACCCACTCCCCGGCCCCCGGGTGCCCTCGTAGACCCCGCCCCTCTGGTTTCCCCCCTCCATCACACTAACCCTTTCTCCCACTCACGGGCCGCGGCGCCCCCCTTATCCCCCCGCAaccccttcttctctctcctccagcacaACCCTTTCTATGGCGACATGCTAACCGCTCGGCCGCTAAAGcccgcgctgcctcctcctctgcctcctctgcccCGTCTCTCCAGCGCCCGGCCCCCCATAGCGCAACTCTTCCCGCAGGCGGGCAACCCGGCCGCAGGGAGCGCCGCGATGGGCGAAGCCGGAGAACGCCCCTTCGAAGGGGAGAAGCCGCCCGGCCCCGGGGACTCGGAGTGGGACGACTGCTTCGAGGCCTTTGCGGCCGGCAGGCTGCAGTCTCCCGAGGGTCCGCCCGCCGCGGGCCGGAACGAAGACGAGCCGCTACCCGCGACGGACGAGGACGAAGACGAAGCGCCACTACGCCTCCGACCCTTCGCGGGGGCGGCGCCCGATGCGCAAAAAGCCGGGTTCCAGGTCACCGGGGCGTATCCTTCTGACACGTTTTCACAATTCCTCGAGACGATCCCGGAGCTCGACAGCTTTGAGAGCGACAACGCGCCGTCGGGTAACTCGCCAGCCGCTCGCCGCCAGACTAATCAAGCTGACCACGCCACTAACGGTCCTAACCCCGCTAATGTGCATCAGGCCGCCTCTCACCCCCCCTTCGTGAAGCCCAGCAGCGGCTCCCCGGATCCCGGCTCCTCGGGTATCGGCAGTTCAGGAGCCGAAGAGGACTTCCTCTCCTGCCGCTCGTCGCTTTCAGACAAATTCTCCGCGTCCTCCTCCGAGGAAGCCGAGGCGCGGAGCGTCGAAGGCGGCGCCCTCCGCCTCCAGCGGCCTTCCGATCCGCCGTCGGCCGCGAGGCCCTCGGAATCGGAGGATGACGCAGCCGACGCGGTCCTCCAGCGCGGCGCCGGGGGCGATCCCCGCGGTTTGGAGGGCCCATCGGCGCCGCAGACCCCGCCGCTCGCGTCCCGGCCGCACGAGGTCAGCGCCACTGTTGGCGCTTTGACGCCCTCGCCAAACCTCTTCGGCGCCGAGTGGCTGCCGGAGCCGCAGCAGAAATCCAAAGAACCATCAGCTGGGTTCAACGGATTTGCTCAGGATTTCGCCGCCGGACTCTTCGATACCTTTGCGCCGCTCGGCGACCCCACGAGCGCGATGACTTCCACGCCTCCAGATAACGCACTCGCATACCCCTCACTACGTGTCGTAACCTCCTCGCCCGAGGCGAGCCGGCCCTCCCCGAACCCGTTCAGCTTTTTAGGCGACATCCTCGACGCCGCTAACATCGCGAGCGGCCTCGACGGCGCCCTTCTGCCCCCGCCGATGTCCGATCGGAGCAGCGGCGTCTTTCTGCAAAGCCTTTCAGCCAGCACGGACTCGCAGGACTACCAAACCTGCGAGTCCCACCAGACCTCCAAGTCCTCCAGCGGCCCGGAGCCCAACGCGACGCTCAGCGCGGCCTCCGCTGCCAGCGCCGCTTTGGGCCCAGAAGGCGCCGCCGACGCGCTTCGCCCGCGCGACGAAGGAGTCGATGGATGGGATCGATCCGCGGTGGAAGGGGCGGCGACTCTCGAGCCGGGTGTCGTGACGCCGGAGGCCTTTGGTTTCCCCCCCGCCGAGGGAGGTGTGGGAAGTGGGCGCGGCGTCTCCGTCGGCGCGTCCCGGCCACACGGCGCTCCGCTGAACCGCTCCCTCTCCGAAGGCTCGCTCGCGCCCGCTTTTGACGAACTcctcccgccgccgccgtcccTCGGGAGCGACCCCGGCGCGGTGCACGAGCCCCCCTCCGCTCAGCCcggcccccgcctcccctctccgacctcctctgctccctgtCTAACTCCTCAAAGCCGCAGCTCCCCTGTCGCGctcttttccctccctcctgtcGCCAGCGCCGCCGCGAGGCCGCCGCCCAGCACGCCGCCAAGGCCAGTACTTGAGGGGGCGGCGACACTGCCGACTCGGCAGCAGCAGGCAGCCAATCAGGAGAACAGGTGAGGTTGCACATGCTCAGTGCACGGTGGGAAGGAAGCGCTTCCAGAAATGTCTTTCCTGTCGTCTCTTCAGTGCCGctctgcttccgcctgcttctCTTCTGTCTCCGGGGGATTCTCCTTTTGTGGTGTGACCTCCtcttttttctccatcacttcttgaagacaaacacacacagagtacatACTGGTGTTAACAGGACTCCTCTGCaggtgtcttgtgtgtgtgtgtgtgtgtgtgtgtgtgtgtcctggctcCGTGGTAACGGTAAGGGAAACGCAGCCCCAGGCCAATTAGCAGTTATTATTTTGCCCCGAATCCTaccacacaccccctccccccccaccacacacacacacacacacagaca
Protein-coding sequences here:
- the LOC119227334 gene encoding rab11 family-interacting protein 1 isoform X1, whose protein sequence is MSSLTVEEDQKWFPTHVQVTVLRGRGVRGKGKHGTSDVYTIIQLGREKYSTCVAEKTTEPEWREECSFELQPGVLETGCPAASNELVLVAMHRAPMALDVFLGQAVIQLDKVFHQSRCVRNEWYKLNSKTGKKEKERGDIQVTVQFTRNNLTASMYDLVMKDKGASTFGKLKERIKGKRRSSEEDSAPAALPSGYGSLVRMRQRLPSDGGGEEDYEDDEGGEARRSKMRTFFLRGKLRKSADTRSSTSLGSESSESSSRGGSLSPTAGISVVVSDLSNSPSNSSNLTADNSPDHTKSSSLVCEFGDEDGDQIAIAVPRPAACVNGRLPSGLAPLQKSLPLSVSLQNLRPPADLLRSPAGDGRRWSFDKPCEEEKAAIAAALEQSGPMLGDEEEEEEEEEEEERGGKLAPPGSASSSSSRVESESRGKKPRRDLLNQAGEQKHKGWFGSKDSHGKPSLVVSPKLEPGTDPHPPPTPRPPGALVDPAPLVSPLHHTNPFSHSRAAAPPLSPRNPFFSLLQHNPFYGDMLTARPLKPALPPPLPPLPRLSSARPPIAQLFPQAGNPAAGSAAMGEAGERPFEGEKPPGPGDSEWDDCFEAFAAGRLQSPEGPPAAGRNEDEPLPATDEDEDEAPLRLRPFAGAAPDAQKAGFQVTGAYPSDTFSQFLETIPELDSFESDNAPSGNSPAARRQTNQADHATNGPNPANVHQAASHPPFVKPSSGSPDPGSSGIGSSGAEEDFLSCRSSLSDKFSASSSEEAEARSVEGGALRLQRPSDPPSAARPSESEDDAADAVLQRGAGGDPRGLEGPSAPQTPPLASRPHEVSATVGALTPSPNLFGAEWLPEPQQKSKEPSAGFNGFAQDFAAGLFDTFAPLGDPTSAMTSTPPDNALAYPSLRVVTSSPEASRPSPNPFSFLGDILDAANIASGLDGALLPPPMSDRSSGVFLQSLSASTDSQDYQTCESHQTSKSSSGPEPNATLSAASAASAALGPEGAADALRPRDEGVDGWDRSAVEGAATLEPGVVTPEAFGFPPAEGGVGSGRGVSVGASRPHGAPLNRSLSEGSLAPAFDELLPPPPSLGSDPGAVHEPPSAQPGPRLPSPTSSAPCLTPQSRSSPVALFSLPPVASAAARPPPSTPPRPVLEGAATLPTRQQQAANQENSPHAVKPLTAEERRAEGRSVLEKLKSSIHPGRSSSSSQPSEQEADRKKLVTEGAGSYYHLNHRDLVAMLVQRDAELERQRAEFERQKVVLAKREVELRKLKPQVKDLEDYIDTLLVRIMEQKPTLLQVRSKLK
- the LOC119227334 gene encoding rab11 family-interacting protein 1 isoform X4 codes for the protein MSSLTVEEDQKWFPTHVQVTVLRGRGVRGKGKHGTSDVYTIIQLGREKYSTCVAEKTTEPEWREECSFELQPGVLETGCPAASNELVLVAMHRAPMALDVFLGQAVIQLDKVFHQSRCVRNEWYKLNSKTGKKEKERGDIQVTVQFTRNNLTASMYDLVMKDKGASTFGKLKERIKGKRRSSEEDSAPAALPSGYGSLVRMRQRLPSDGGGEEDYEDDEGGEARRSKMRTFFLRGKLRKSADTRSSTSLGSESSESSSRGGSLSPTAGISVVVSDLSNSPSNSSNLTADNSPDHTKSSSLVCEFGDEDGDQIAIAVPRPAACVNGRLPSGLAPLQKSLPLSVSLQNLRPPADLLRSPAGDGRRWSFDKPCEEEKAAIAAALEQSGPMLGDEEEEEEEEEEEERGGKLAPPGSASSSSSRVESESRGKKPRRDLLNQAGEQKHKGWFGSKDSHGKPSLVVSPKLEPGTDPHPPPTPRPPGALVDPAPLVSPLHHTNPFSHSRAAAPPLSPRNPFFSLLQHNPFYGDMLTARPLKPALPPPLPPLPRLSSARPPIAQLFPQAGNPAAGSAAMGEAGERPFEGEKPPGPGDSEWDDCFEAFAAGRLQSPEGPPAAGRNEDEPLPATDEDEDEAPLRLRPFAGAAPDAQKAGFQVTGAYPSDTFSQFLETIPELDSFESDNAPSGNSPAARRQTNQADHATNGPNPANVHQAASHPPFVKPSSGSPDPGSSGIGSSGAEEDFLSCRSSLSDKFSASSSEEAEARSVEGGALRLQRPSDPPSAARPSESEDDAADAVLQRGAGGDPRGLEGPSAPQTPPLASRPHEVSATVGALTPSPNLFGAEWLPEPQQKSKEPSAGFNGFAQDFAAGLFDTFAPLGDPTSAMTSTPPDNALAYPSLRVVTSSPEASRPSPNPFSFLGDILDAANIASGLDGALLPPPMSDRSSGVFLQSLSASTDSQDYQTCESHQTSKSSSGPEPNATLSAASAASAALGPEGAADALPFQHGKPRFDQNTFFGRLRHFLDVIDPSTLFVTEKRLQESLELLNCFKQGSLPPGATDAQLWQAQKIKQAMIHPDTGEKIPMPFRMSGFIPFGTPVVVGLLLPHQTLVSTIFWQCLNQSHNACVNYCNRNASKPAPVSKFLEGYLGAVTSAVSIAVGLSVLIQRARRLGPTTRLLVQRFIPFPAVATANVCNVVLMRHSELSEGISVLDGSGNVVGTSKVAARHALLETALTRVVLPMPILILPPIVMSVLEKLPLLQRRPRLVLPVHSLVCLAAFALALPLAISLFPQMSQIGVNRLEPEIAAATDCEVVTYNKGL